In Streptococcus uberis, a single window of DNA contains:
- the rpsJ gene encoding 30S ribosomal protein S10, whose amino-acid sequence MANKKIRIRLKAYEHRTLDTAAEKIVETATRTGATVAGPVPLPTERSLYTIIRATHKYKDSREQFEMRTHKRLIDIVNPTQKTVDALMKLDLPSGVNVEIKL is encoded by the coding sequence ATGGCAAATAAAAAAATCCGTATCCGTTTGAAAGCGTACGAACACCGTACACTTGACACAGCGGCAGAAAAAATCGTTGAAACTGCAACACGTACAGGTGCAACTGTAGCTGGACCAGTTCCACTTCCAACAGAACGTAGTCTTTACACAATTATTCGTGCGACTCACAAATACAAAGATTCTCGCGAACAATTTGAAATGCGTACTCACAAACGTCTCATCGACATCGTGAACCCAACTCAAAAGACTGTTGACGCTCTTATGAAATTGGACTTACCAAGTGGTGTAAACGTAGAAATCAAATTATAA
- the rplC gene encoding 50S ribosomal protein L3: MTKGILGKKVGMTQIFTESGEFIPVTVIEATPNVVLQVKTVETDGYEAVQVGFDDKREVLSNKPAKGHVAKANTAPKRFIREFKNIEGLEVGSEITVESFSAGDVVDVTGTSKGKGFQGVIKRHGQSRGPMAHGSRYHRRPGSMGPVAPNRVFKNKHLAGRMGGNRVTIQNLEIVQVIPEKNVILIKGNVPGAKKSLITIKSAVKAAK; this comes from the coding sequence ATGACAAAAGGAATCTTAGGGAAAAAAGTGGGAATGACTCAAATCTTCACTGAATCAGGCGAATTTATCCCTGTTACTGTCATCGAAGCAACTCCAAACGTTGTGCTTCAAGTTAAAACTGTTGAAACAGATGGTTATGAAGCTGTTCAAGTTGGTTTTGACGACAAACGCGAAGTATTGAGTAACAAACCTGCCAAAGGCCATGTAGCAAAAGCTAACACAGCTCCTAAGCGCTTCATTCGTGAATTCAAAAACATTGAAGGCTTAGAAGTTGGATCAGAAATTACTGTAGAATCATTCTCAGCTGGAGATGTTGTTGATGTAACGGGTACTTCAAAAGGTAAAGGTTTCCAAGGTGTAATTAAACGCCATGGTCAATCACGCGGACCAATGGCTCACGGTTCTCGCTACCATCGTCGTCCAGGTTCAATGGGACCTGTTGCGCCAAACCGTGTTTTCAAAAACAAACACTTGGCAGGACGTATGGGTGGTAACCGTGTAACAATTCAAAATCTTGAAATTGTACAAGTTATCCCAGAGAAAAACGTTATTCTTATCAAAGGTAACGTACCAGGTGCTAAGAAATCTCTTATCACTATCAAATCAGCAGTTAAGGCTGCTAAATAA
- the rplD gene encoding 50S ribosomal protein L4: MANVKLFDQTGKEVSSVELNDAIFGIEPNESVVFDVVISQRASLRQGTHAVKNRSAVSGGGRKPWRQKGTGRARQGSIRSPQWRGGGVVFGPTPRSYGYKLPQKVRRLALKSVYSAKVAEDKFVAVEGLSFAAPKTAEFAKVLSALSIDSKVLVIVEEGNEFAALSARNLPNVKVATATTASVLDIVNSDKLLVTKEAISTIEEVLA; this comes from the coding sequence ATGGCAAACGTAAAACTATTTGACCAAACTGGTAAAGAAGTTAGCTCTGTTGAATTAAATGATGCTATCTTCGGTATCGAACCAAACGAATCAGTTGTTTTTGATGTTGTAATTAGCCAACGTGCTAGCCTTCGCCAAGGTACTCATGCGGTTAAAAACCGTTCAGCAGTATCAGGTGGCGGACGTAAACCATGGCGTCAAAAAGGAACTGGACGTGCTCGTCAAGGTTCTATCCGCTCACCACAATGGCGTGGTGGTGGTGTTGTCTTCGGACCAACTCCACGTTCATATGGATACAAACTTCCACAAAAAGTTCGTCGCCTTGCTTTGAAATCAGTTTACTCAGCAAAAGTTGCTGAAGATAAATTTGTAGCTGTAGAAGGCCTTTCATTTGCAGCGCCAAAAACTGCTGAATTTGCAAAAGTGCTTTCAGCGCTAAGCATTGATTCAAAAGTACTTGTTATCGTTGAAGAAGGAAATGAATTTGCAGCACTTTCTGCTCGTAACCTTCCAAACGTTAAAGTTGCGACAGCAACAACTGCAAGTGTTCTTGATATCGTAAACAGCGATAAACTTCTTGTTACTAAAGAAGCAATCTCTACTATTGAGGAGGTTCTTGCATAA
- a CDS encoding 50S ribosomal protein L23, translating to MNLYDVIKKPVITEKSMYALEEGKYTFEVDTRAHKLLIKQAVEAAFEGVKVANVNTVTVKPKAKRVGRYTGFTSKTKKAIITLTADSKAIELFAAEAE from the coding sequence ATGAATTTGTACGACGTAATTAAAAAACCTGTTATCACTGAAAAATCAATGTATGCTCTTGAAGAAGGGAAATATACATTTGAAGTTGATACTCGTGCACACAAACTCTTAATCAAACAAGCTGTAGAAGCTGCATTTGAAGGGGTTAAAGTTGCAAATGTAAACACTGTAACTGTAAAACCAAAAGCAAAACGCGTTGGTCGTTACACAGGATTTACTTCAAAAACTAAAAAAGCTATCATCACTCTTACAGCTGATTCAAAAGCAATCGAGTTGTTCGCAGCTGAAGCTGAATAA